A window from Mycolicibacterium tokaiense encodes these proteins:
- a CDS encoding AMP-binding protein: protein MADSIAAMLMSRVGDQHPGLRTRDRDWTWDEVVIESARRAALATELHRSRFPDAPLHIGILLPNVADFVFWLGAAALSGATVVGLNPTRSDGDLAADIDHADCAFIVTDTAGRSRLSGIALDTLVIDDPSYRALVDRHRSTPSMADGVSAESLLLLLFTSGTTGTSKAVRCSQGRLARIAATAVDKFGHHRGDVDYCCMPLFHGNALMALWAPALAVGATVCLTPTFSASAFLPDVRYYGATFFTYVGKALAYLLSTPEAPDDGENTLTRGFGTEASPEDQAEFRRRFGAELFEGYGSSEGGNAAVPDGSAPAGALGRPAHAGITIVDPENLKTCATAILDAHGRVRNAEAAVGEIVDKFGARDFEGYYRNDAADAERLRNGWYWTGDLGYVDGDGFLYFAGRRGDWIRVDGENTSALTIERVLRRHPEVIAAAVYAVPDPRSGDQVMAAVEVGDPAAFDMAAFAGFLASAADLGRKGVPQMVRLSTGLPVTGSGKILKRELQEQRWDDCGDPVHLRVGRGAPNYRLMTAADRDTMDAVFAHHRRAR from the coding sequence ATGGCCGACAGCATCGCGGCGATGCTGATGTCCCGGGTGGGTGACCAGCACCCAGGACTACGTACCCGGGATCGAGACTGGACGTGGGACGAGGTGGTCATCGAATCCGCACGCCGGGCAGCCCTGGCAACGGAGTTGCACCGCAGTCGTTTTCCGGACGCACCGCTGCACATCGGCATCCTGCTGCCCAACGTCGCGGACTTCGTCTTCTGGCTGGGCGCAGCAGCCCTGTCCGGCGCCACGGTGGTCGGCCTCAACCCGACCCGTAGTGACGGTGACCTCGCCGCCGACATCGACCACGCCGACTGCGCCTTCATCGTCACCGACACCGCCGGCCGCAGCCGCCTGTCCGGCATTGCCCTCGACACCCTGGTGATCGACGACCCGTCCTACCGCGCGCTGGTGGACCGGCATCGCAGCACCCCATCGATGGCCGACGGGGTGAGTGCGGAGTCACTGCTGCTGCTGTTGTTCACCTCGGGTACCACCGGCACCTCCAAGGCTGTCCGGTGCAGCCAGGGCAGGCTGGCCCGCATCGCCGCCACCGCGGTGGACAAGTTCGGGCACCACCGCGGCGATGTCGACTATTGCTGCATGCCGCTGTTCCACGGCAACGCCCTGATGGCCCTGTGGGCACCGGCGCTGGCCGTGGGTGCCACCGTCTGCCTCACCCCGACGTTCTCGGCCTCGGCGTTCCTGCCCGACGTGCGGTACTACGGCGCCACGTTCTTCACCTACGTCGGCAAGGCCCTGGCGTACCTGCTGTCCACCCCCGAGGCTCCGGACGACGGCGAGAACACCCTGACCCGGGGCTTCGGCACCGAGGCCTCGCCGGAAGACCAGGCCGAATTCCGGCGGCGATTCGGGGCGGAGCTGTTCGAAGGTTACGGCTCCAGCGAGGGCGGCAACGCGGCGGTGCCCGACGGATCCGCCCCGGCCGGGGCTCTGGGGCGGCCCGCACACGCCGGCATCACCATCGTGGATCCAGAGAATCTGAAGACCTGCGCCACAGCGATTCTGGACGCGCACGGCCGGGTGCGCAACGCCGAGGCCGCGGTGGGCGAGATCGTCGACAAGTTCGGTGCACGCGACTTCGAAGGCTACTACCGCAATGACGCCGCCGACGCCGAGCGACTCCGCAACGGCTGGTACTGGACCGGCGACCTCGGTTACGTCGACGGTGACGGTTTCCTCTACTTCGCCGGCCGGCGCGGCGACTGGATCCGGGTCGACGGGGAGAACACCTCCGCGCTCACCATCGAGCGGGTGCTGCGACGTCACCCCGAGGTGATCGCCGCGGCGGTCTACGCCGTCCCCGACCCACGCTCCGGAGACCAGGTGATGGCCGCAGTCGAGGTGGGCGATCCGGCTGCCTTCGACATGGCCGCGTTCGCCGGATTCCTGGCCTCCGCGGCCGATCTGGGCCGCAAAGGCGTGCCGCAGATGGTGCGACTGTCCACCGGTCTTCCCGTGACGGGATCGGGCAAGATCCTCAAACGCGAACTGCAGGAGCAGCGTTGGGACGACTGCGGTGATCCTGTCCATCTCCGGGTCGGCCGTGGCGCCCCGAACTACCGGCTGATGACGGCCGCCGACCGCGACACCATGGACGCGGTGTTCGCACACCACCGCAGGGC
- the fadD17 gene encoding long-chain-fatty-acid--CoA ligase FadD17, which produces MDQPTVTGLLAPLADVDAQGVCSTETPLRSWRRHIQDGADLAAALRARLDPDKPPHVGVLLGNTPFFSSVLVAAALGGLVPVGLNPTRRGAALRRDIDHADCQFVLSDRTGAQAGIAALDVESDSWIDELDSFRGAPVQFPTVDPDELFMLIFTSGTSGDPKAVRCTHAKVAFPGVMLAQRFGLGPSDTCYLSMPLFHSNAIMAGWGPAVAAGASIALRRRFSASQFFPDVRRFGATYANYVGKPLSYILAAEPRPDDADNPLRVAYGNEGAPGDLDRFARRFDVQVVDGFGSSEGGVAIARTPDTPDGALGPLTNGVDIADVETGEPCPPGVVGELVNRTGPGQFMGYYNDPAADAQRMAGGVYHSGDLAYRDADGFAYFAGRLGDWMRVDGENLGTAPIERILLRHPDVLEAAVYPIPDPAVGDQVMAALVLADGAAFDVEAFGDFLSRQEDLGPKQWPSYVRLAHTLPRTETFKILKRHLSAEGTQCSDEVHAITRRRAAV; this is translated from the coding sequence ATGGATCAGCCCACCGTCACCGGGCTCCTGGCTCCGCTGGCGGACGTCGACGCCCAGGGTGTCTGCAGCACCGAGACGCCGCTGCGCAGCTGGCGCAGGCATATTCAGGATGGGGCCGACCTGGCCGCGGCGCTGCGCGCCCGCCTGGATCCGGACAAGCCGCCGCACGTCGGGGTGCTACTGGGCAACACCCCCTTCTTCAGCTCCGTGCTGGTGGCCGCCGCCCTCGGCGGGCTGGTCCCGGTGGGGCTCAACCCGACCCGGCGTGGGGCGGCGCTGCGGCGCGACATCGATCACGCGGACTGCCAGTTCGTCCTGTCCGACCGCACCGGAGCGCAGGCGGGTATCGCTGCGCTGGACGTCGAATCCGACTCGTGGATTGACGAACTGGACTCTTTTCGCGGCGCGCCCGTGCAGTTCCCGACGGTGGATCCCGACGAGCTGTTCATGCTGATCTTCACCTCCGGCACCAGCGGTGACCCCAAAGCCGTGCGGTGTACCCACGCCAAGGTGGCCTTCCCGGGTGTGATGCTGGCGCAGCGGTTCGGCCTGGGCCCCTCGGACACCTGCTATCTGTCGATGCCGCTGTTCCACTCCAACGCCATCATGGCGGGCTGGGGTCCTGCCGTGGCGGCGGGTGCCTCGATCGCGCTGCGCCGCCGCTTCTCGGCATCGCAGTTCTTCCCCGACGTGCGCCGGTTCGGTGCCACCTATGCCAACTATGTCGGCAAGCCGCTGTCGTACATCCTGGCCGCCGAGCCCCGGCCCGATGACGCCGACAACCCGCTGCGGGTCGCCTACGGAAACGAAGGCGCACCCGGTGATCTCGACCGGTTCGCCCGGCGGTTCGATGTGCAGGTGGTGGACGGCTTCGGCTCCAGCGAGGGCGGCGTGGCGATTGCGCGTACCCCCGACACTCCCGACGGCGCCCTGGGACCCCTGACAAACGGAGTCGACATCGCCGACGTCGAGACCGGCGAACCCTGCCCGCCGGGTGTGGTGGGTGAGCTGGTGAACCGCACGGGCCCCGGACAGTTCATGGGGTACTACAACGACCCCGCGGCCGACGCGCAACGGATGGCCGGCGGCGTCTACCACAGCGGTGATCTGGCGTACCGCGACGCGGATGGGTTCGCCTACTTCGCGGGCCGCCTTGGCGACTGGATGCGGGTCGACGGCGAGAACCTGGGCACCGCGCCGATCGAGCGAATCCTGTTGCGCCACCCCGACGTCCTCGAAGCAGCCGTGTATCCCATCCCCGACCCGGCCGTGGGAGACCAGGTGATGGCCGCCCTGGTGCTGGCCGACGGCGCCGCCTTCGACGTCGAGGCCTTCGGCGACTTCCTGTCCCGGCAGGAGGACCTCGGCCCCAAGCAGTGGCCGTCGTATGTCCGTTTGGCACACACGCTTCCGCGCACCGAGACCTTCAAGATCCTCAAGCGCCACCTGTCGGCCGAAGGCACGCAGTGCTCTGATGAGGTGCATGCCATCACCCGGCGCCGGGCAGCGGTCTGA
- a CDS encoding acyl-CoA dehydrogenase family protein produces the protein MDFSSTEAADDLGGLTRTITESVCTPEHQRALDGLPDRFDTELWRKLNDADIVSTAAPESLGGGGFGILEQVAVLVALGRQIAAVPYLESAVAGAGALARFGGNELQDQWAAPAVRGEKILTIALDGDMGDGPVQATEADGGYRLTGTRTQVAYGPVADAYLVPAETSSGTAVFLVAKDDAGATLVPLETTGLGSVGHLELAGVELGADRLVGGQDVLDWLHTTMLLGRSAFQLGVLERALELTAAYAREREQFDRPIGSFQAVSSRLADGYIDIKGLRLTLTQAAWRLSEDLPADIDVRSAAFWAAEAGHRVAHTTVHVHGGVGIDVDHPVHRYFLAAKQTEFALGSATGALLSIGRELADTPV, from the coding sequence ATGGACTTCTCCAGTACAGAAGCCGCCGACGATCTGGGCGGGCTCACCCGTACCATCACCGAATCGGTGTGCACGCCCGAGCATCAGCGCGCACTCGACGGGCTGCCCGACCGCTTCGACACCGAGCTGTGGCGAAAGTTGAACGACGCCGACATCGTCTCCACCGCCGCTCCGGAATCCCTGGGCGGGGGCGGCTTCGGCATCCTGGAACAGGTTGCCGTCCTGGTGGCACTCGGGCGCCAGATCGCCGCCGTGCCGTACCTGGAATCCGCGGTGGCCGGTGCCGGCGCGCTGGCCCGGTTCGGCGGCAACGAGCTGCAGGACCAGTGGGCCGCACCGGCGGTCCGGGGTGAGAAGATCCTGACCATCGCCCTCGACGGGGACATGGGCGACGGCCCCGTGCAAGCCACCGAGGCCGACGGCGGGTATCGCCTGACCGGCACCCGCACCCAGGTGGCCTACGGCCCGGTGGCCGATGCCTATCTGGTTCCGGCGGAAACCAGCTCGGGCACCGCTGTTTTCCTGGTCGCCAAGGACGATGCCGGCGCGACTCTGGTTCCGCTGGAGACCACCGGCCTGGGCAGTGTGGGCCACCTCGAACTGGCCGGCGTCGAGCTCGGTGCCGACCGGCTGGTCGGCGGCCAGGACGTGCTGGACTGGCTACACACCACCATGCTGTTGGGCCGCAGCGCCTTCCAGCTCGGTGTACTGGAGCGCGCGCTGGAGCTGACGGCCGCCTACGCGCGCGAGCGCGAACAGTTCGACCGGCCCATCGGCAGCTTCCAGGCGGTGTCGTCACGGTTGGCCGACGGCTACATCGACATCAAGGGGCTGCGGCTGACGCTCACCCAGGCGGCCTGGCGGCTGTCCGAGGATTTGCCCGCCGACATCGACGTGCGTTCCGCGGCGTTCTGGGCGGCCGAAGCCGGGCACCGGGTGGCACACACCACGGTGCACGTCCACGGCGGTGTCGGCATCGATGTCGATCACCCGGTGCACCGGTACTTCCTGGCAGCCAAACAGACCGAGTTCGCCCTCGGCAGCGCCACGGGTGCGCTGTTGTCCATCGGCCGCGAGCTGGCCGACACTCCCGTCTGA
- a CDS encoding acyl-CoA dehydrogenase family protein, with protein sequence MRIGYTPEQEDLRRELRSYFSALMTPERAEALASGDGEMGRGNVYRETVAQMGKDGWLTLNWPKEYGGQERTPMESLIFNDEAAIANVPVPFLTINSVAPTIMHFGTDEQKQFFLPKIAAGELHFSIGYSEPGAGTDLASLRTTAVRDGDDYVINGQKMWTSLIAYADYVWLAVRTNPEAKKHRGISMLIVPTTAEGFSWTPVHTMSGVDTSATYYQDVRVPVSSLVGEENAGWKLVTNQLNHERVALVSAQPIYVALGGVREWAQNTKDIHGKRLIDSEWVQLNLARVHAKAEVLKLINWELASAADAAPSPADASAAKVYGTELATEAYRLLMEVLGTSATLRAGSPGALLRGRIERMHRSALILTFGGGTNEIQRDIIGMVALGLPRVNR encoded by the coding sequence ATGCGCATCGGCTACACCCCCGAGCAGGAGGATCTGCGCCGCGAATTGCGGTCGTACTTCTCCGCGTTGATGACCCCCGAGCGCGCCGAGGCGCTGGCGTCCGGCGACGGCGAGATGGGTCGCGGCAACGTCTACCGCGAGACCGTCGCCCAGATGGGCAAGGACGGCTGGCTCACCCTCAACTGGCCCAAGGAGTACGGCGGCCAGGAACGCACGCCGATGGAGAGCCTGATCTTCAACGACGAGGCAGCCATCGCCAACGTCCCGGTGCCGTTCCTCACCATCAACAGCGTCGCGCCCACGATCATGCATTTCGGCACCGACGAACAGAAGCAGTTCTTCCTGCCCAAGATCGCCGCCGGCGAACTGCACTTCTCGATCGGGTACTCCGAACCCGGCGCAGGCACCGATCTGGCGTCGCTGCGCACCACCGCTGTTCGCGACGGCGACGACTACGTCATCAACGGTCAGAAGATGTGGACCTCGCTGATCGCCTATGCGGATTACGTGTGGCTGGCCGTGCGCACCAACCCCGAGGCCAAGAAGCACCGCGGCATCTCGATGCTGATCGTGCCCACGACGGCCGAGGGCTTCTCCTGGACCCCGGTACACACCATGTCCGGCGTGGACACCAGCGCCACGTATTACCAGGACGTGCGCGTCCCGGTCTCGAGCCTGGTGGGCGAGGAGAACGCCGGCTGGAAGCTGGTGACCAACCAGCTCAACCACGAACGGGTGGCCCTGGTCTCCGCACAACCCATCTATGTCGCTCTGGGCGGAGTCCGGGAGTGGGCGCAGAACACCAAGGACATCCACGGCAAACGGCTCATCGATTCCGAATGGGTGCAATTGAACCTGGCCAGGGTGCACGCCAAGGCCGAGGTGCTCAAGCTGATCAACTGGGAGCTGGCGTCCGCCGCCGACGCTGCGCCCTCCCCCGCCGACGCCTCGGCTGCCAAGGTCTACGGCACCGAGCTGGCCACCGAGGCCTACCGGTTGCTGATGGAGGTCCTCGGCACGTCCGCGACGCTGCGGGCCGGGTCACCCGGTGCGCTGCTGCGTGGCCGCATCGAACGGATGCACCGCTCGGCGCTCATCCTCACCTTCGGCGGCGGCACCAACGAGATCCAGCGCGACATCATCGGCATGGTTGCTCTCGGCCTGCCCCGAGTGAACCGGTAG
- a CDS encoding ferredoxin gives MRVEVDRDRCEGNAVCVGIAPDLFDLDDEDYAVVKVDEIPEDQEDLAEQSVAECPRAALIRKD, from the coding sequence ATGCGCGTTGAGGTTGACCGGGATCGGTGTGAGGGCAACGCCGTCTGTGTGGGAATTGCGCCGGATCTGTTTGATCTGGACGACGAGGACTACGCCGTCGTGAAGGTGGACGAGATTCCCGAAGATCAAGAGGATCTGGCCGAACAATCGGTGGCCGAATGCCCGCGCGCCGCCCTGATCCGCAAAGACTAG
- a CDS encoding 3-oxoacyl-ACP reductase, which yields MTSAAAGIDLSGKVAVVTGAAAGLGRAEAIGLAQSGAVVVVNDMAAAIDKSDVMDEIAAAGSKAVTVAGDISARATADELVATADGLGGLDIVVNNAGITRDRMLFNMSDEDWDAVIAVHLRGHFLLTRNAATYWRDKSKEAGGPVYGRLVNTSSEAGLAGPPGQANYGAAKAGITALTMSAARGLERYGVCANAICPRARTAMTADVFGAAPELGDGEVDDLSPEHVVTLVRFLASPAAARVTGQVFIVYGPSVTLVAAPVAEHRFTAPGSSWAPADLSDALAGYFAERDPQDGFSAVGLMGN from the coding sequence GTGACTTCCGCAGCAGCCGGTATCGATCTGTCCGGCAAGGTCGCCGTGGTGACCGGGGCCGCAGCCGGGCTGGGCCGCGCCGAGGCCATCGGCCTGGCGCAGTCCGGCGCCGTCGTCGTCGTCAACGACATGGCCGCGGCGATCGACAAATCTGACGTGATGGACGAGATCGCCGCCGCCGGTTCCAAGGCCGTCACGGTGGCCGGGGACATCAGTGCCCGCGCCACCGCCGACGAGCTGGTGGCCACGGCCGACGGCCTCGGCGGTCTGGACATCGTGGTCAACAACGCCGGCATCACCCGCGACCGCATGCTGTTCAACATGTCCGACGAGGACTGGGATGCGGTGATCGCGGTCCACCTGCGGGGACACTTCCTGCTGACCCGCAACGCGGCCACCTACTGGCGGGACAAGTCCAAGGAGGCCGGTGGCCCGGTGTACGGCCGGCTGGTCAACACGTCGTCGGAGGCGGGGCTGGCCGGCCCGCCGGGGCAGGCCAACTACGGGGCCGCCAAGGCGGGCATCACCGCGCTGACCATGTCGGCCGCGCGTGGGCTGGAGCGGTACGGGGTGTGCGCCAACGCCATCTGCCCCCGCGCCCGGACGGCGATGACGGCCGACGTGTTCGGCGCTGCACCCGAACTCGGCGACGGAGAGGTGGACGACCTGTCGCCGGAGCACGTGGTGACCCTCGTCCGATTCCTGGCCTCGCCGGCCGCGGCCCGGGTCACCGGTCAGGTGTTCATCGTCTACGGTCCGTCGGTGACGCTGGTCGCCGCACCCGTGGCCGAGCACCGGTTCACCGCCCCCGGATCGTCGTGGGCACCGGCAGACCTCAGCGACGCGCTGGCCGGGTACTTTGCTGAACGCGATCCGCAGGATGGCTTCTCGGCAGTCGGCTTGATGGGCAACTGA
- a CDS encoding MlaE family ABC transporter permease: MISRLAVPARAVGGFVEMTFDTFRACFQRPFQFREFLDQTWMIARVSLVPTLLVAIPFTVLVAFTLNILLREIGAADLSGAGTAFGTITQLGPVVTVLVIAGAGATAICADLGARTIREEIDAMRVLGINPIHRLVVPRVLASTFVALLLNGLVCAIGLSGGYVFSVFLQGVNPGAFINGLTVLTGLPELLLAEVKALLFGVVAGLVGCYRGLTVAGGPKGVGIAVNETVVYAFICLFVINVIMTAIGVRVLDS; the protein is encoded by the coding sequence TTGATCTCTCGTCTGGCGGTTCCCGCGCGGGCGGTCGGTGGGTTCGTCGAGATGACCTTCGACACCTTCCGGGCGTGCTTCCAGCGGCCGTTCCAGTTCCGCGAGTTCCTCGACCAGACCTGGATGATCGCGCGGGTGTCCCTGGTGCCCACGTTGCTGGTCGCCATCCCCTTCACCGTGCTGGTGGCGTTCACCCTCAACATCCTGCTGCGCGAGATCGGCGCGGCCGACCTGTCCGGCGCCGGAACGGCTTTCGGCACCATCACCCAGCTGGGCCCGGTGGTCACGGTGTTGGTGATCGCCGGGGCGGGGGCCACCGCGATCTGCGCAGACCTGGGGGCGCGCACCATCCGTGAAGAGATCGACGCCATGCGGGTGCTGGGTATCAACCCGATCCACCGCCTGGTCGTTCCCCGGGTGCTGGCTTCCACTTTCGTCGCCCTGCTGCTCAACGGCCTGGTGTGCGCCATCGGCCTGTCGGGCGGTTATGTCTTCTCGGTGTTCCTGCAGGGGGTCAACCCCGGTGCCTTCATCAACGGGTTGACCGTGTTGACCGGGTTGCCGGAACTGCTGCTGGCGGAGGTGAAGGCGCTGTTGTTCGGCGTCGTCGCCGGGCTGGTGGGCTGCTACCGCGGCCTCACCGTCGCAGGCGGTCCCAAGGGCGTCGGCATCGCCGTCAACGAGACCGTGGTCTACGCGTTCATCTGTCTGTTCGTCATCAACGTGATCATGACGGCCATCGGCGTCCGGGTGCTGGACTCATGA
- a CDS encoding MlaE family ABC transporter permease, with product MSYDATLRLKRFLSGAPRAVDSFGEQALFYGESIRYIPNALTRYRRETVRLIAEMTMGVGALAIIGGTVGVAAFMTLASGGVIAVQGYSSLGNIGIEALTGFLSAFLNVRIVAPVIAGIALAATIGAGTTAQLGAMRVAEEIDAVESMAVHSMSYLVSTRLIAGLIAIVPLYALSVLAAFFAARFTTVFINGQSAGLYDHYFNTFLVPTDLLWSFLQAIVMSVAVMLVHTYYGYNASGGPVGVGIAVGKAVRTSLIVVVTIVLLISLAVYGGSGNFNLSG from the coding sequence ATGAGCTACGACGCCACGCTGCGGCTCAAACGGTTCCTGTCCGGTGCCCCGCGGGCGGTGGACAGCTTCGGTGAGCAGGCGCTGTTCTACGGCGAGTCCATCCGCTACATCCCCAACGCCCTGACCCGCTACCGCCGCGAGACGGTCCGGCTGATCGCCGAGATGACCATGGGTGTCGGGGCGCTGGCGATCATCGGCGGCACCGTCGGTGTGGCTGCGTTCATGACATTGGCCTCCGGCGGTGTCATTGCGGTGCAGGGATATTCATCGCTGGGCAACATCGGCATCGAGGCACTGACCGGCTTCCTGTCGGCCTTTCTCAACGTGCGCATCGTGGCCCCGGTGATCGCGGGCATCGCACTGGCCGCCACCATCGGGGCCGGCACCACCGCGCAGCTGGGCGCCATGCGCGTGGCCGAGGAGATCGACGCCGTGGAATCGATGGCGGTGCACTCGATGTCGTATCTGGTGTCCACCCGCCTGATCGCCGGGCTGATCGCCATCGTGCCGCTGTACGCACTGTCGGTCCTGGCGGCGTTCTTCGCGGCCCGCTTCACCACGGTCTTCATCAACGGACAGTCCGCCGGCCTGTACGACCACTACTTCAACACCTTCCTGGTGCCCACCGATCTGCTGTGGTCGTTCCTGCAGGCCATCGTGATGTCCGTGGCGGTGATGCTGGTGCACACCTACTACGGCTACAACGCCTCCGGCGGCCCGGTGGGCGTCGGCATCGCGGTGGGCAAAGCGGTACGCACGTCCCTGATCGTGGTGGTCACGATCGTCCTGTTGATCTCACTCGCCGTCTACGGCGGGTCCGGCAACTTCAACCTGTCGGGGTAG
- a CDS encoding MCE family protein, protein MADGQSRRTRVRIAALVLAAVIAAAAVVTYLGYTAAFTSTDTVTVLSPRAGLVMEQDAKVKYRGIQIGKVSDIEYAGEQAKLTLEIDSSELSYVPANAEVKIAGNTVFGAKSVEFVPPESPLGSALRPGATVEASSVQLEVNTLFQTLTDVLQKIDPVNLNATMTALGEGLRGNGDNLGATMTGLNSYLAQLNPKLPAVQRDLQQTAQVADIYADAAPDLVTVLNNVPTLSQTIVDQQDNLNATLLAATGLANNGFDTLAPAAEDYIAAINRARAPLKVVGEYSPIIGCVLKGTGEAVDKFAPVLGGTRPGLFVSSNFLPGAPAYTYPESLPVVNASGGPNCRGLPNMPNKQVGGTWYRSPFLVTDNAYVPYQPNTELQFDAPSTLQFLFNGAFAEGDDY, encoded by the coding sequence ATGGCTGACGGACAATCCCGGCGCACCCGCGTGCGGATCGCGGCGCTGGTCCTCGCCGCGGTGATCGCGGCGGCCGCCGTGGTGACCTATCTGGGGTACACAGCCGCGTTCACCTCCACCGATACCGTCACCGTGCTCTCACCGCGGGCGGGCCTGGTGATGGAGCAGGACGCCAAGGTCAAGTACCGCGGCATCCAGATCGGCAAGGTCAGCGACATCGAGTACGCCGGCGAGCAGGCCAAGCTGACACTGGAGATCGACTCCAGCGAGCTGTCCTACGTTCCGGCCAACGCCGAGGTGAAGATCGCAGGCAACACCGTCTTCGGTGCCAAATCGGTGGAGTTCGTACCCCCGGAGTCGCCGCTGGGCAGCGCGCTGCGCCCGGGAGCCACGGTCGAAGCATCCTCGGTGCAACTGGAAGTCAACACGCTGTTCCAGACGCTCACCGACGTCCTGCAGAAAATCGACCCGGTGAACCTGAACGCCACCATGACCGCACTCGGTGAGGGCCTGCGGGGCAACGGCGACAACCTGGGTGCCACCATGACCGGGCTGAACAGCTATCTGGCGCAGCTCAATCCGAAACTACCGGCCGTGCAGCGCGATCTGCAGCAGACGGCGCAGGTGGCCGACATCTACGCCGATGCGGCACCGGACCTGGTGACGGTGCTCAACAACGTGCCCACCCTGAGCCAGACCATCGTGGACCAGCAGGACAACCTCAACGCCACCCTGCTGGCCGCAACCGGGCTGGCCAACAACGGTTTCGACACCCTGGCGCCGGCGGCCGAGGACTACATCGCCGCCATCAACCGCGCCCGCGCCCCGCTGAAGGTCGTCGGCGAGTACTCACCGATCATCGGGTGCGTACTCAAAGGCACCGGCGAGGCCGTCGACAAGTTCGCCCCGGTGCTCGGCGGCACCCGGCCGGGGCTGTTCGTCTCGTCGAACTTCCTGCCCGGCGCTCCGGCCTACACCTACCCCGAGAGCCTGCCGGTCGTGAACGCCTCCGGCGGACCCAACTGCCGCGGCCTGCCGAACATGCCGAACAAGCAGGTCGGTGGCACCTGGTACCGCTCGCCGTTCCTGGTGACCGACAACGCCTACGTGCCCTACCAGCCCAACACCGAGCTGCAGTTCGACGCTCCGTCCACCCTGCAGTTCCTGTTCAACGGCGCCTTTGCGGAAGGCGACGACTACTGA
- a CDS encoding MCE family protein — MESRGTTVKVGVFTVVMLLVAAGLVVVFGEFRFSSGNTFHANFSNAARLKAGQDVRIAGVPVGSVQAVSLNPDNTVDVAFDVNDRYQLYTSTRAAIRYENLVGDRYLEITSGPGELRKLPAGATIPQENTDPALDLDALLGGLRPVLKGLDGSKINEISNAVIELLQGQGGALQQLLSNTSTFTTDLAARDQLIGDVVNNLNTVLGTVDAKSAEFDASVDQLQQLITGLAQGRDPIAGAIGPLSSASTDLTQMLESGRRPLQGVLENLRPLAGEMDRRKAEINEVIEPLAENYLRLNALGAYGSFFNIYYCSIRMKINGPAGSDILIPFGGPPDPSKGRCAPVPE, encoded by the coding sequence ATGGAATCGCGCGGTACGACAGTCAAAGTCGGTGTGTTCACCGTGGTGATGCTGCTGGTGGCAGCGGGCCTGGTGGTGGTCTTCGGGGAGTTCCGCTTCTCCTCCGGCAACACCTTCCACGCCAACTTCAGCAATGCCGCCCGGCTCAAGGCCGGCCAGGACGTCCGCATCGCCGGGGTGCCCGTGGGCTCTGTGCAGGCGGTGTCGCTGAACCCCGACAACACCGTCGACGTCGCCTTCGACGTCAACGACCGCTACCAGCTCTACACTTCGACCCGCGCGGCGATCCGCTACGAGAACCTGGTGGGCGACCGGTACCTGGAGATCACCTCAGGCCCCGGTGAACTGCGCAAGCTGCCCGCCGGCGCCACCATCCCGCAGGAGAACACCGACCCCGCACTCGATCTCGACGCCCTGCTGGGTGGTCTGCGCCCCGTGCTCAAAGGGCTCGACGGCAGCAAGATCAACGAGATCAGCAATGCAGTGATCGAACTGTTGCAGGGCCAGGGCGGCGCGCTGCAGCAGTTGCTGTCGAACACCAGCACCTTCACCACCGACCTGGCGGCCCGCGATCAGCTCATCGGCGACGTGGTGAACAACCTCAACACCGTGCTGGGCACCGTCGACGCCAAGAGTGCCGAATTCGATGCCAGCGTCGACCAACTGCAGCAGCTGATCACCGGGCTGGCGCAAGGTCGCGACCCCATCGCCGGGGCCATCGGTCCGCTGTCGTCGGCCTCGACCGACCTGACGCAGATGCTGGAGAGTGGGCGCCGTCCGCTGCAGGGCGTGCTGGAGAACCTGCGTCCGCTGGCCGGCGAGATGGACCGGCGCAAGGCGGAGATCAACGAGGTCATCGAACCGCTGGCCGAGAACTACCTGCGGCTCAACGCTCTCGGCGCCTACGGCTCGTTCTTCAACATCTACTACTGCTCCATCCGGATGAAGATCAACGGTCCGGCCGGCAGCGACATCCTGATCCCGTTCGGCGGACCGCCGGACCCGTCCAAGGGGAGGTGCGCTCCTGTCCCAGAGTGA